In one window of Primulina tabacum isolate GXHZ01 chromosome 8, ASM2559414v2, whole genome shotgun sequence DNA:
- the LOC142553368 gene encoding transcription initiation factor TFIID subunit 15b-like isoform X2 — translation MSDMYGQEGGGSAAPAMGGGYGGYGGSEGGGYGGYGGNSGGGGGYGGNRGGGRGGGGYSGNRGGGGGGYQGDRGGRGGGGGGGGGRGGSRGGGSGREGDWRCPNQSCGNLNFARRTECNKCGTPSPTGGDDRGGRGSVGGYSRGGGYEDNRGGRGGRGNSFDGGNGCGGNDYDGGSGRGGSYGGNQGRDDGGYGQGAAIAPPPSYGSAGGSYAPPPNTYGGNPSYATDAVPPPASYSGGPGSYPPSYGASVGYGGDSFGDKRGGGRSGPPGGYGGGHRNQDGGYAGAVVDAPEKVKPCDENCGDSCDNARIYISNLPPDVTTEELRELFGSIGQVARIKQKRGYKDQWPWSIKLYTDEQGNNKGDAVLSYEDPCAAHSAGGFFNMHDMRGYKIKVSMAEKSTPRVPTYGSGGGGRGNYGGGRRDNHRDGGSGPDRNYHGGNRSRPY, via the exons ATGTCTGACATGTATGGACAGGAGGGTGGTGGATCTGCGGCACCGGCCATGGGTGGAGGTTACGGGGGTTATGGTGGCTCTGAAGGCGGGGGATATGGTGGTTACGGAGGAAATAGTGGAGGTGGTGGAGGGTACGGAGGTAACAGAGGCGGCGGACGAGGCGGCGGTGGGTACAGCGGTAATAGA ggtggtggtggtgggggATATCAAGGTGATCGGGGGGGccgaggtggaggtggaggtggaggcgGCGGTAGAGGAGGTAGCCGTGGTGGGGGAAGCGGCAGGGAAGGTGATTGGCGATGCCCTAATCAAAG CTGTGGAAATTTGAACTTTGCCCGAAGAACTGAATGCAACAAATGTGGTACACCTTCTCCTACTGGTGGCGATGATCGTGGGGGTAGAGGTAGTGTTGGTGGTTATTCTAGAGGTGGGGGTTACGAGGACAATCGAGGTGGAAGAGGTGGGAGAGGTAACAGTTTTGATGGCGGTAATGGCTGCGGTGGTAATGACTATGATGGTGGAAGTGGTAGGGGTGGATCTTATGGTGGTAACCAAGGGAGGGATGATGGAGGTTACGGACAGGGTGCTGCTATTGCTCCTCCCCCATCTTATGGAAGTGCTGGTGGAAGTTATGCTCCACCTCCAAATACATATGGTGGGAACCCTAGTTATGCTACCGATGCTGTTCCTCCCCCTGCTAGCTATTCTGGGGGTCCTGGTTCATATCCTCCATCATATGGTGCTTCGGTTGGTTATGGTGGTGACTCATTTGGTGATAAACGTGGTGGTGGGCGAAGTGGTCCGCCAGGTGGATATGGTGGGGGTCATCGAAACCAAGATGGAGGTTATGCTGGGGCCGTGGTGGATGCTCCTGAGAAGGTCAAACCATGTGATGAAAATTGTGGGGATTCCTGTGATAATGCCagaatttatatatcaaatttgCCCCCTGATGTTACTACTGAAGAACTTAGAGAACTGTTTGGAAGTATTGGTCAA GTTGCAAGAATTAAGCAAAAGCGAGGCTACAAGGACCAATGGCCCTGGAGTATAAAATTATATACTGATGAACAAGGAAACAACAAAGGGGATGCTGTTTTGTCTTATGAAGATCCGTGCGCAGCACATTCTGCTGGTGGTTTTTTCAACA TGCATGACATGAGAGGTTACAAAATTAAAGTTTCGATGGCAGAAAAGTCTACTCCAAGGGTTCCTACTTATGGTTCTGG TGGTGGTGGTAGAGGCAACTATGGCGGTGGACGAAGAGACAACCACAGAGATGGGGGTTCTGGTCCTGATAGAAATTACCATGGAGGAAACCGTTCGCGTCCGTACTAA
- the LOC142553368 gene encoding transcription initiation factor TFIID subunit 15b-like isoform X3: MSDMYGQEGGGSAAPAMGGGYGGYGGSEGGGYGGYGGNSGGGGGYGGNRGGGRGGGGYSGGGGGGGGYQGDRGGRGGGGGGGGGRGGSRGGGSGREGDWRCPNQSCGNLNFARRTECNKCGTPSPTGGDDRGGRGSVGGYSRGGGYEDNRGGRGGRGNSFDGGNGCGGNDYDGGSGRGGSYGGNQGRDDGGYGQGAAIAPPPSYGSAGGSYAPPPNTYGGNPSYATDAVPPPASYSGGPGSYPPSYGASVGYGGDSFGDKRGGGRSGPPGGYGGGHRNQDGGYAGAVVDAPEKVKPCDENCGDSCDNARIYISNLPPDVTTEELRELFGSIGQVARIKQKRGYKDQWPWSIKLYTDEQGNNKGDAVLSYEDPCAAHSAGGFFNMHDMRGYKIKVSMAEKSTPRVPTYGSGGGGRGNYGGGRRDNHRDGGSGPDRNYHGGNRSRPY; the protein is encoded by the exons ATGTCTGACATGTATGGACAGGAGGGTGGTGGATCTGCGGCACCGGCCATGGGTGGAGGTTACGGGGGTTATGGTGGCTCTGAAGGCGGGGGATATGGTGGTTACGGAGGAAATAGTGGAGGTGGTGGAGGGTACGGAGGTAACAGAGGCGGCGGACGAGGCGGCGGTGGGTACAGCG gtggtggtggtggtggtgggggATATCAAGGTGATCGGGGGGGccgaggtggaggtggaggtggaggcgGCGGTAGAGGAGGTAGCCGTGGTGGGGGAAGCGGCAGGGAAGGTGATTGGCGATGCCCTAATCAAAG CTGTGGAAATTTGAACTTTGCCCGAAGAACTGAATGCAACAAATGTGGTACACCTTCTCCTACTGGTGGCGATGATCGTGGGGGTAGAGGTAGTGTTGGTGGTTATTCTAGAGGTGGGGGTTACGAGGACAATCGAGGTGGAAGAGGTGGGAGAGGTAACAGTTTTGATGGCGGTAATGGCTGCGGTGGTAATGACTATGATGGTGGAAGTGGTAGGGGTGGATCTTATGGTGGTAACCAAGGGAGGGATGATGGAGGTTACGGACAGGGTGCTGCTATTGCTCCTCCCCCATCTTATGGAAGTGCTGGTGGAAGTTATGCTCCACCTCCAAATACATATGGTGGGAACCCTAGTTATGCTACCGATGCTGTTCCTCCCCCTGCTAGCTATTCTGGGGGTCCTGGTTCATATCCTCCATCATATGGTGCTTCGGTTGGTTATGGTGGTGACTCATTTGGTGATAAACGTGGTGGTGGGCGAAGTGGTCCGCCAGGTGGATATGGTGGGGGTCATCGAAACCAAGATGGAGGTTATGCTGGGGCCGTGGTGGATGCTCCTGAGAAGGTCAAACCATGTGATGAAAATTGTGGGGATTCCTGTGATAATGCCagaatttatatatcaaatttgCCCCCTGATGTTACTACTGAAGAACTTAGAGAACTGTTTGGAAGTATTGGTCAA GTTGCAAGAATTAAGCAAAAGCGAGGCTACAAGGACCAATGGCCCTGGAGTATAAAATTATATACTGATGAACAAGGAAACAACAAAGGGGATGCTGTTTTGTCTTATGAAGATCCGTGCGCAGCACATTCTGCTGGTGGTTTTTTCAACA TGCATGACATGAGAGGTTACAAAATTAAAGTTTCGATGGCAGAAAAGTCTACTCCAAGGGTTCCTACTTATGGTTCTGG TGGTGGTGGTAGAGGCAACTATGGCGGTGGACGAAGAGACAACCACAGAGATGGGGGTTCTGGTCCTGATAGAAATTACCATGGAGGAAACCGTTCGCGTCCGTACTAA
- the LOC142553368 gene encoding transcription initiation factor TFIID subunit 15b-like isoform X1, whose translation MSDMYGQEGGGSAAPAMGGGYGGYGGSEGGGYGGYGGNSGGGGGYGGNRGGGRGGGGYSGNRGGGGGGGGYQGDRGGRGGGGGGGGGRGGSRGGGSGREGDWRCPNQSCGNLNFARRTECNKCGTPSPTGGDDRGGRGSVGGYSRGGGYEDNRGGRGGRGNSFDGGNGCGGNDYDGGSGRGGSYGGNQGRDDGGYGQGAAIAPPPSYGSAGGSYAPPPNTYGGNPSYATDAVPPPASYSGGPGSYPPSYGASVGYGGDSFGDKRGGGRSGPPGGYGGGHRNQDGGYAGAVVDAPEKVKPCDENCGDSCDNARIYISNLPPDVTTEELRELFGSIGQVARIKQKRGYKDQWPWSIKLYTDEQGNNKGDAVLSYEDPCAAHSAGGFFNMHDMRGYKIKVSMAEKSTPRVPTYGSGGGGRGNYGGGRRDNHRDGGSGPDRNYHGGNRSRPY comes from the exons ATGTCTGACATGTATGGACAGGAGGGTGGTGGATCTGCGGCACCGGCCATGGGTGGAGGTTACGGGGGTTATGGTGGCTCTGAAGGCGGGGGATATGGTGGTTACGGAGGAAATAGTGGAGGTGGTGGAGGGTACGGAGGTAACAGAGGCGGCGGACGAGGCGGCGGTGGGTACAGCGGTAATAGAG gtggtggtggtggtggtgggggATATCAAGGTGATCGGGGGGGccgaggtggaggtggaggtggaggcgGCGGTAGAGGAGGTAGCCGTGGTGGGGGAAGCGGCAGGGAAGGTGATTGGCGATGCCCTAATCAAAG CTGTGGAAATTTGAACTTTGCCCGAAGAACTGAATGCAACAAATGTGGTACACCTTCTCCTACTGGTGGCGATGATCGTGGGGGTAGAGGTAGTGTTGGTGGTTATTCTAGAGGTGGGGGTTACGAGGACAATCGAGGTGGAAGAGGTGGGAGAGGTAACAGTTTTGATGGCGGTAATGGCTGCGGTGGTAATGACTATGATGGTGGAAGTGGTAGGGGTGGATCTTATGGTGGTAACCAAGGGAGGGATGATGGAGGTTACGGACAGGGTGCTGCTATTGCTCCTCCCCCATCTTATGGAAGTGCTGGTGGAAGTTATGCTCCACCTCCAAATACATATGGTGGGAACCCTAGTTATGCTACCGATGCTGTTCCTCCCCCTGCTAGCTATTCTGGGGGTCCTGGTTCATATCCTCCATCATATGGTGCTTCGGTTGGTTATGGTGGTGACTCATTTGGTGATAAACGTGGTGGTGGGCGAAGTGGTCCGCCAGGTGGATATGGTGGGGGTCATCGAAACCAAGATGGAGGTTATGCTGGGGCCGTGGTGGATGCTCCTGAGAAGGTCAAACCATGTGATGAAAATTGTGGGGATTCCTGTGATAATGCCagaatttatatatcaaatttgCCCCCTGATGTTACTACTGAAGAACTTAGAGAACTGTTTGGAAGTATTGGTCAA GTTGCAAGAATTAAGCAAAAGCGAGGCTACAAGGACCAATGGCCCTGGAGTATAAAATTATATACTGATGAACAAGGAAACAACAAAGGGGATGCTGTTTTGTCTTATGAAGATCCGTGCGCAGCACATTCTGCTGGTGGTTTTTTCAACA TGCATGACATGAGAGGTTACAAAATTAAAGTTTCGATGGCAGAAAAGTCTACTCCAAGGGTTCCTACTTATGGTTCTGG TGGTGGTGGTAGAGGCAACTATGGCGGTGGACGAAGAGACAACCACAGAGATGGGGGTTCTGGTCCTGATAGAAATTACCATGGAGGAAACCGTTCGCGTCCGTACTAA